A window of Paenibacillus polygoni contains these coding sequences:
- a CDS encoding winged helix-turn-helix transcriptional regulator, with the protein MATEIKDRINLKEINCEKELTLAVIGGKWKLIILWHLGLEGTKRFSELKKMIPHITQKMLTHQLRELEQDLLVHRKVYAEVPPRVEYSLTDHGQSLMPVLQAMYNWGKQYGENVIWKDDGEKSPDTDHELVTE; encoded by the coding sequence GTGGCAACAGAAATAAAAGATCGCATTAATCTAAAAGAAATTAATTGTGAGAAAGAACTGACGCTTGCTGTCATAGGCGGAAAGTGGAAGTTAATTATATTGTGGCACTTGGGACTTGAAGGGACCAAACGTTTTAGTGAACTGAAAAAGATGATCCCTCATATTACACAGAAGATGTTAACCCATCAGCTGCGCGAACTTGAACAAGATCTTCTTGTTCATCGCAAAGTGTATGCAGAAGTTCCACCACGCGTGGAATATTCTTTGACAGATCATGGACAAAGCCTGATGCCTGTTTTACAGGCGATGTACAATTGGGGCAAACAATATGGTGAGAACGTGATATGGAAAGACGACGGTGAAAAGTCGCCAGATACGGATCATGAGCTGGTAACCGAATAA